In the genome of Anabrus simplex isolate iqAnaSimp1 chromosome 2, ASM4041472v1, whole genome shotgun sequence, the window taagagTGCTTACACGCGAGTAGGATATAGGTCATCCACATGATTCTGACAGTTTGACATGAGTTTCATATTATTAATTATGTcaaggtccgccttgtcaatacagttCAAAATCTAGTATATATACTAAACTATCAAATACATTAAcatatataagtacatgtttcgagaattaaaattctcttcttcagcttgtaGATTAAAATCAGATGCATGTAAGAGACCTTATTTAAAACTATTTTTTGACCTAACAAAATACTGGATaaaaacaacaacacaacaacaacaacattaaagttTCAAACATGAATATCATTCATGTTATGTCCAAAGTCGTGTAAAAGTTTGTATGTGGTATTAAAATTGAGCTGGTTGACAAGTTATCTAATGTATTGTGGTGTGGCGTTTGCATCTAAAAGAAAGTCCACTTTAACCTGGCAGAGTTGATCTCCAAAAAACAATACAATTATTTCTGTTAGATGCATCGAGATATTGTTTTGGATAGCAGTCCCATACTGTTTAACCCCATGAAGGGCGGTGGGACTATGAAGGCCATACATAATGCCACACCACAATACATTAGATACATTGTCAACCAGCTCAATTTTAATACCACATACAAAATTTTACAGGACTTTGGACATAACATGAATtatattcatgtttgaacttttaatctTGTTACTGTATTGCTGTTTTATCCAGCATTTTGTTAGGACAAAATTAGTTTTAAATAGTCttttacatgcatgtgattttaatctataAGCTGTAGAAGAGAACTTTATTCTCGAAGCTTGTACTTGCTGTATTTGATGGTTTAGTAtatatactagattttgaattgtattgaaaaggcggaccttgacatgattaataataataattaagtcaatacggaccactTGTGGCCATCATCGTCAAGCTAATAGATACTGAGTTTTCGTTACAGAGAATTCTTCAGAGACTGAAACAAGTGCAAATTGATGACGCAAAGTGCGATGAATACGGTAGGTGCAGAAAGATATTCCAACTATACTCCTGTAACATTCGACAAGTGACCAAATATGTAATATTATGTTTCGTATTGTTTTGATGGAATATAACACTGCTTCTGCGCTCCTCTGTTCAAAGTTTTAGCATAGTTCTTCCAAGTATTTGTAGTTAAACACTTATATCGGTCCACGAAATATATTGGAGTAGTTTACAGTAAACAATAGCGTCGAAATATCTTAAAACTCACCGCATACTTTCTTTCTATTAATAATTGGCTTTAGTATTCTTGTTTCGATATCTAAATTGCACACTCGTTTATGCACTTTGCTGTAAAACACAACTAGAATTTTATATCCCGTCAACATTAgttctagctagttgctttacgtcgcaccgacacagacaggtcttatggcgacgatgggataggaaagtgctaggagtgggaaggaaacggccgtggccttaattaaggtacagccccagcatctgcctggtgagaaaatgggaaaccacggaaaaccatcttcagggctgctgaaagtggggttcgtgcccactatcttccggatgcaagctcacagccttgcgtccctaacagcacggccaactcgtccggtaccatTAGTTCTGATTTGTTGCAGTCAGTAACATACTGCATATGGAATACCTATCCATTCAGTTTTCCTCGATAGGTTTTGTAGGACCTAAACATTATGAGACGTGTATCAAAGTTTCACTAAGTAACCGCGACCAATACTTAGGAGAATTTTCGTTGTTCCTACTGACACTCTTCATGTTAATTTTGGGTTGAACGCAATGTATACCGTAGTGAGGTCATTGTCCACTGTCGAAGGTCTCCCAGAACGAGCGGGCTGATAATTTCTGCTAAGGAGGTCGACACGCGAGAAATTCACGCTGGTATTGAACAAGCTGCGTATGTGTTAGAGATATCTGCAGGGTatttgccgggctcagtggctgGCCTCGAAAGAGAACAGTAATGTTTCTTTCTATTCTTAGGACAGAGCAATCCACAGTTTGATGTCATACCTAAGGATTTGTGTAAATGTTGATATGAAGCAGACCTTTACGACGATCATCTGCATGAGCTATGTCATGTTACTGTTGTTTTACTTAAGGTATGCTGACATTCCTGGGACTGTGCACTTGTATGTGTGTAAAAGTCTGCGTAATTCTGGTGTCCGTGAAAATGTTTAAACGTGAATGTGTTTGTAATGAGCTAGAGTAAGCTATGCTTGAGCACCAGTTCCTTACCACACCGCTACGTGCTACAGCTTCGTGTAGGCTCCTAAGTGTCCTCACAAATCTCAACATACCATACCAGTGAACACGAAGAGCTGGGAATCGAGTTCACGGCCTCTCATTAGCAGTTATTGTAGTGTCCACAAGACTTGAGAGGAATTATCTAGTATCTAGTATCTAGTATCTAGTATCTAGTATCTAGTATGAGTTCACTAAAACACTTCAAATGATCCCACTGGGAAGCTTTAATTCTTCCTTCACCATAGCGCAAAAGCCCCGGAGGGCCagggcctactaagcgaccgctgctcagcccgaaggcctgcagattaagaggtcggcacgatgaatcctctggGTCGTTGTACTGGGCTTTCTAGAACGCAGCCGCTagctcaccgtcggatagctcttcagttgttatcaagtaggatgagtggaccttgaattagccctcagatccgggtaaaagaACCCTGAcgtggctgagaatcgaacccgggacctccaggtatgagacaggtacgctacccctatatCGCGGAGCCGGCAAGCTCGAGTTAAATTCTTTAATTTAGGAACACTGTGCGTTCGACACAGGTTTCCATATTTCTAGTTTCCTCTACATGTACTTCAGAAAAGTACTGGTATGGAACTTTATTTCCTAGAGCACTTATTACAAGGCTAGTTCAGAACACCATAACTAAAGTGGGAGAAGCGTGCTTGGCTAAGAAACTAATAGCAGTCCCACGTTATCTCTAAGGACACTGATTTCCGACATCAGCACTTTTGGTCTTTCAAGTGTCAGCTCTGGTTTCGCTCCGTAGGTCATAACTGCCCGAATACAGGTTTTCCTTTATTGTTCTGGACGAAATCACTAACACCCCTATACTCTCGTTATTATAACTTTCTAATAATAATGGCTACTATTACACACCTATTGCCAATTATACTGTCCCATTATCGGTTGTAATATGGAAGGTCGTGTGAAAGATAAGGTGCAGGGTATGATGTGAGTTCTGTGTCTGAAGGGAATATCAAAAAGGGGAAAAGCCAGTTATCTTTAGGATATAGCCTAATTTTTAATACGGTTTATCATTCCTCAACATTATCGATAAGAAGAGGTCCTGAACAATCTGAACTGGTTGAACTGCTTCATAGTAAATATATCTTACTTCTTCAAATTTTACGATGTGTTTCAAGCGGTAGTTTATATAAATCACTCCTTTTATTTTGCTTTTGAGATAAATGCATTGACCTTTCCACTTCATGTCGCTATGTATAAGAGACCTAGATACTGATCTGTCTCTGCTTCAGCTATGTACCAAAATTGCAACTATGTTCAAACTGAACTGTGTATTCGAAatctactttcaacctattaggtcgtataatacgtacatagtacgtgttgaagagaggttaaatacagaacaaaagtggccaactggacactagtgggatccgaacccacaatcttcaGTTCACTGAAGTACTCTGCCACAAATTTCACCATGAACCCAATGCTTTTCAATTTACCGTCTAACCACATTTCAATTCCGTTCATTATCATAAGTTTATGTCTCCTTCACTACGTCAATATTATTTTATCAATTTAAATGCCTGTCATTTGTACAGAACGCTTCTGAAATACAGGAAAAAACCTGCATTTTAATTATACTAGATTTCGTGGTGCTTGAACATGTTCAGGATATGTCACTGTAATATGAAATTCAGAGAACACTGAAGTGGATATAGTATCATTGCAGTATCATTTGCGTGTAATCTAACATTTGAATTTTCATTGGTGATTCAATACTATTGATGACAGTTAAATATAATAAACGACCAAGAGCATTACCATGAGTTACACCTTATTAGGTGAAGTTGTTAGAAGTATTTTTCAATCTTCATATTTGGTTTACATTAATAAAACAACTCTTATGTCTATGTATAGGATGGTCGGGAACAACGCGAACAGAGTACAGTGTATGGgagtgtctgtctgttagatcatcagcccagaggctggttggatcctcaattagcaccaccaaaggttatgcggttataaggaaaccccaaaaaccaatggcagcaccaaaatgagacgtactaggcaagatgaggagtgaggtagtttgccattgctttcctcactgggtcagaaagtactactgcagcacgactgaccctatgagcagcacctttcataacactcagatgcactagtcatgctccgaatgtcattactcagcactacccatacccccagcaacttccatattgtcacagccatggatgttgactgggacttctgtggaagctacactttactctggcctgtgccaagagatggatgcaaaagtactgtatccatcaataaatgacagcaggcagtatggGAGTACTGACAAGTAATTAAAAAGACCTCGATATCTCGCCCCATTGTctttttaccagctgctgaagttagccaattagatcactttgcggcgaattcaaatggacttgaCGACggggtattgctaaatctgcacgtggcttggccgcgcttgagagtcatgccaagaaatgagcatcaaacacttttttttgctacgggctttacgtcgcgccgacacagataggtcttatggcgacgatgggataggaaaggcctaggagttggaaggaagcggccgtggccttaattaaggtacagccccagcatttgcctggtgtgaaaatggtaaaccacggaaaaccattttcagggctgccgatagtgggattcgaacctactgtctcccggatgcaagctcacagccgcgcgcctctacgcgcacggccaactcgcccggtgcatcaaACACTAatacaccgtgggtttcagtcaaagccaccgtagcgtgcttgctatgggccggtCCTTGTTCATGAAACTCGCATGGAAAAGTTTATTTcctctattggtgctctcaagccggtgaTTATACACGCgcagatttagaaacaccgcctcgcaaaggccatctgaagcgatctgattggcttacttcagcagctaataaaattataacggcgagagatatcgaattattttttccaattatttatcagtatgaaaaACCCTCTAACTCTCATATAACCGCGTCACGTTGATTCCGACCACCCCGTATATTGAATAGTcagctaaataaaattcaaaatatcatCTTACCATAGGTTCGACCAATTCTCCGATGTGGAATTCCTCTAAACTCTGTGGAGACAGGTGGCGTAACATGTCGTCCCAGATGATGGGGGTCACGCCAGGATAGCGAGTGCGCACATAATTCGCCACACGGGATACATGCGAAAGGAAGAGAGCTTCACGCATCTGTGTGCGGCACAGCTGGCATTCTCCCATTTGGAAAACCTCGTCGCAACCGATGTGAAGGAACCGGGATCCCAAATGGTACTCCATCACCTATGCAACCAATTTTTGTATTGAAACATCACTATGTGCTGGGAATGTAATTAAATTGTAACTATCATACTGCATGCAGCAATGACACTCGTGTGAACTATTCACACTTTATGGGGACGAGAAGAAAACTCCTGTAAACCGAAACTTGAAAGAGGTACTTATTTAAGAAGAAATTATAGATGACACAACTTTCTATTCACTATGTCAATATTCTTTTATCAATTTAGATGCGTGTCGTTTCTATAGACCACTTCTGAAATACAGGAAAAACCTGCATTTTAATTATACCAGATTTACTTGTGCTTGAACATGTTCAGGAAATGTCATTGTAATATGAAATTCAGAGAACACTGAAGTGGATAGAGGACAAAACAAATGAAAAAAATAAGGCTCCTAGaacgaaaccataatttaatttcatcgactgcaaatgttaaaaacattaagctcTTTAGCCTAAAAAGCTTAAATGTTTTTCAAATGCAAACATGTCTTACGTTTGGGCAATACGTTTCTGAAAATAAGGGGAGGTATCCGTTATCATTTTACGAAAACCAAACATTGTAATGCAACTAATGTAGGAACATGCAAACGTAATATTTTATATTCAAACTCACCTGATCGATTAGTTTTCCCACGAATGCGaaagaagaattgagagaagggcACAGAGCTTGAGGAGAATCTGGCACTTCTCTCAATCGGGAGAACTCATGGTGTTTCAGAGCAAACTCCACATGCCCGAATGTTTGTACGAGGGGGATGACATCAAGCTCACTGCCTTTCGCTGCTTCCAAAATGTCCTTCACTTCACTCTTTGAATAACAGTTGGTAGCTCGAATAGGAGCAAGAGTATCTGTGAACGGGAACATGTCTTCCCATTCCAGTAACACACCTGTAGCACCAAGCTGCTTCACCAGAGGGAAGATTCGTTTGAGAAAGCTTACTTTTGGTGGAGCACCCTTTAAATCCAGATGGAATAACCGGTGTTGTGGGACGTAAGGTCGACGTGGATCAATATTCACGTATGGAACTCCCATCTGGTAAAGTCCTTGCTGGTCGTAATTATTATACTGTCCTTGAGGTTGAGCTTCGGTGGTAGACACGCCCATGCGAGGTGCATGTTGCTCTGGATGTTGTTGCTCAATAACTCCATTTTCATTTTGTGGATTATAATTGTTAAATATTGCATTTTTTCGAGCTGCGATATCTTCCCGCGATGGTTGATTAGGAGCAACATCTTGTGCAGATTTGGTTGATTGACCAGATTCCTTAATATTTACTATTGCATCCCCTTGGGGAACATCTTGGTTGGAACTTGTGACACCGGATTTAGAATCACTTTGCACAAACTGTACGTTTCCAACCCCTCCATACCTCGAGTCTCGATTATTGGCATTTGGATCTAAGGAATTAGAGACGCCCTGCACAGGTGGAGGAGCGCCAACATGCCCGTTGGATCTAATAACGTTGTCTTTATTATGACTAATTCTTACTTCCCTATCGTGGCCTTGCATTGGCTTCATCATCGATAACTTGGCCGCTTCAATTTGACCAGTTACTTCTTCCACCTTAGCAGCGGATGCTTTTTCCATATTACTTTGGACAAGAGCTCCAGGTGATTCGGCACGAGACCCAGCATTATACTGAAGACAAAGTACAACGATTACTAAGCCGGCGGCGAGACCTAGCAGAGTTGACTTCCGACGCCAGGCCGTCAGCCCCAGACGACCGACGTAAGTGGCTGCAAGGTTCATGATTTTTCCTGTAACATAAAACATAACACAACGATCAcaaacaaaataaattgtttaatttataatacaaaattaaatgaaaatgtttATGTTAAAATTACTTTAGAAGAAGCATCATGATTATGTTTCTCTAGGCGATACTTATTTGGAAAATAGGGATGTGTGTTAAGCCACAAATATTGAGATTTATGCATGAAATCTCTAACTGAAATAAGCAATGTATCGTAAATCCTcccatcctctctctctctctctctctttctcattcTCTCATCGAACACGTTTCCTTCCATAACTTATTCTGTGTGGGGGTAGAATTGAAAACATTCCTGAAAACTGAATTATCACGTAAAACCTCTTCGTAACGTAACGAAGTACCTAAGTTTAGTGTTCCTTCATCTTCAGAAATCCTGATAATGTAGTTATCATCCCTGAATAATTACCGTGCAATAAATCGTCTGATAATTCGTGTTACTGATCATGTGCAAATCTATCAAAATGATAAGCAATAGATAGCAAACTTTTAGAAACATGATCAAATAGAGCTAAAGTTGATTTATTTCTCCTAAATTACAACATATTATCGTATTGAAAAATGTCGACATAAATGCAGACCTCCAAATGAATTCATAAAACGATAAAATGAGTTATATTGCTTTAAAGATTGGCAGATTTAAACGAAATCCCTCATCAGCAGAGCAAGTTCTATTATCCAATCCTTTCTTGAGCCGGCCGCGTAGGATGAACTCCAGCACAGCTATCACGTGCTATTTATGGATACGGCCGTACAAGAACAAGGAAATAAAAAATGAAGTACTGTGTACTTATAAAACACCTCCATTTTCTGGATATGACCGCCACTGTGGTATAGGGGTCAGCATATTAGTTTCCATTGGGAAGGTCAGAtttgattaccggctctgccattaATATAAGACTGGTTTTAGGGTCTGGAATGAGGTGCTCCCAGCCTCGTGAGACCATCAGAGAGGTTTTCCTCCTAGGATGGTCGAGATCAAGACTTTAAAATTTGCCGAGCTTTCTCATTTCATCCTCCGCTGACGTACGGCAGTTACCGATATacaggtcacggttgcttccttgtTAATCCCAGCCCCAATTATTCACAAATACAGCATTCACATAAGTTATTAAAAACTCCAAATTCGCTAAGTGCATGTGGCTGTCGGTTACGAAGCCGAAACCTCCAACATGAAACAACACAACCGACTGGCTGTTGAAGAAACCTTAAATACTGTTTACATGTTGTACGAGGGTAAACTTACTGTAAGTCAAAAAGAGAGCTTACGTGATATTTTAAATGTCAATATGACGtaaagaaaatcaatcaatcaatcaatcaatcaatcaatcaatcaatcaatcaatcaatcaatcaatcaatcaatcaatcaatcaatcaatcaatcaatcaatcaatcaatcaatcaatcaatcaatcaatcaatcaatcaatcaatcaatcaatcaatcaatcaatcaatcaatcaatcaacattgtgTTTTTCCTTTCCTTCGCGATAGAAAGTGGCGTCCTGTTCGTTAAACACCTCTAACTGATTCAGTGATACATGTCTGTTCTTCCCACACAATTTCATCCATGGCATTAACGAATATGTCTGTGATGATAGATGGCCATTCCGCTCGTTCGAGCCACTGCAAATTCATAGCATACCAATATCGTACTTGGTGGATCATTATACGAGCCTTCTCCTGTGGCTACCCATTCAGTAACTTCACCTTAGCAACAGTCGCTGCGCCAAGTTTCTGTTTTTTTTGGACCTTTACAATCTGTCGCTGTAACTACAAACTATTTGATACATAAGGTGGAGCAAGCTCCACTCATTTGTTTCTGTGCAATAAAGCAGGGAAAcagcattttattttcatttactcTTGTAGAAATGTCACACACTAACCAAATACTGTGTCACGTTTGAAATGAAGGCAAGATGATTTCTGAAGGaggtataacaacaacaacaataataataataataataataataataataataataataataataataataataataataataataataataataataataataataataataataataatagtattctaccgcttttcacacacctgcggggtcgcggggcGTACTGTGACGCACATggggatttgacccagttttacggccgtatgcccttcctgacgccaaaccaaaatatggagggatgaaataacttttgcatgtttctgtggtggttggcagtttggtgtattgtgtgaatatgtagagaatagtgttgggacaaacacaaagacccagtccccgagccagaaggattaatctgACGCGATCAAAATCtgcgacccggccggcaatcgaaccctggactctctgaaccgaaggcctcaacgctgtcatttcagccaaggagttagacaacaacaacaacaacaacgataataataataataataataataataataataataataataataataataataataataataataataataataattgtgccttCTCCGGCCGGTTGAACTGCGCGCCGTCTATTAGGCCATCTAGGTAATGTATCTCGAACTGATGCAGTACAAGATAGTTTGGTTTTTAACTgtgagatgtctctaccatcgttAGAAGTCTGGCtggatcaacgataattaattcttaagggaaatgcgtattttcacagttggctaacCCTAGTTTCTGAAGATTGTTTTGATCATGTATCAAacttgtcaacacttctgctggttccttctccaatatcaaacaacctatcagaattttataaatattgtcTCTAGCCAATTCtaatcgggggtgtgtacaggtatccagcctatcagtaaagagttctggaatcttcccctcaaaaatactgtaaaagctgggcgctttagggccgtattgtcttctgCTTGCTCCAGTTTATTGAGTGGGGCGTGTTCTAACGCAGGCGGAGGCCGCGGGCGGTGTTCGGGAGGCTCAGAAAGCAAGTAATGGCAGAATGTTTATaagcatgtgatagctcctgcagatagcttgaggggaaggtttcaacctcttttaatttatgtacatttctaaatctggtggtttaaatgtataattttcggcaagtctgaggactctgttctattccctactgggaaatatgtaatgcaagggaacaaagagtgattaccctctgttgattcccgttCCTAACACTTATTAGGCCTTAAGatttcttacttagtcaccccACTGTGGAATGGGCCTAGCTTCTGtgtctttgggccataagcccacttacggTTTTAAGTATTTATAGAAGgtgtgcaggtgtttcgcctccttgcattttgtttatggccggtttcAATCAACCATTCCTTTTGCATTAAGGCCATTTGGCATGGGCtctcatgcccctgtttatttagtaattgtttctggtgtgaaattCCCTTGAGGAAcaaaagttataaactgttgagcaatagataagctcACCTTAGggctactatatatatatatatatatatatatatacattaattaaggacaaCCGATGGGTTGTAAGTGCGCTGTTACAAACTGATGCTTCTGTGAGGCTGGACTaagatatagttggagcgcagactcccttgtagtgtgaaggataggagcaaatcttgctcttgaAAATCTTGTTTCTGCCAAGAGCgatccagctcttttctgtgtaaattagcatttgttTTCTCTCACGTTttatacctgatttttggactttaagtcattgttgttagaGCTGACTAGCTCGATATAAGATTGTTACTGTTCTTTCAGAggttctatttatcaaattttaaatacaagaaaaagggaaataaatacaatttcaaaatctgTTGCGTTAAATTATGCTCTAGtgaattccttgtccacccattcaccccagccgcTTCTTATACCTCCGTGACCCACGATAATTACTTAATGTTGATTATAAGCAACTTCTTTTATTTTTCTGATAAGCCACGTGGGTTTTAAACTTGTAGTACTGGTATGAACAAGCAGACAGACGTAGAACTTCTGGTGTGGCCTGCTCTCCTGTAATGGTTTAATTTGAAACATACCAGAATATTTTATGATAATTTTTCTCATTAACAGTGCAAGTAAACTTTAACttagttacgatgctcacataatcCCTAGCTACACAGCTCTTTCCCGGCTGAACTCCGATAGGCGACGAaagttgatatatcgaactctgaaGAAAAATCTACCAAAATAGATTTTTACAAAATTGCATTTATGATCCTCATTCCATAactgtaacactagatctggcacttccctcgctattcccgtcaaccactcttcaatgaataatagatccttcgttgtggctgggtcacgactttggaattcacttccaacTGCTTTCGGGAACTCGAACTCAGTATCAAAATTTAAGACAGATTACCTGTTCATTACCGCTATTAAAACTCGAGTCGTGTTCACGCAACATTAATACCATGCTTACCACTTGCATCGCCAATATCTACgagcggtatgactgtcctatggtTATTTCTCGCAGATGACTCGCCGACGTGATCGagcaaagccattggtctggataggttagggtagggtctggacaagaccattggtctggaattGGTTACGGTAGGGcttaacaataatgataatatcgACCTCGAAGTAAGGTAGGTGGTAGGTACTTCGTAAGAGCGCAGCGCTGTTGGATGTTAAACAAATGTCCTTATTATTCTCATTATCTATGGTAAAGTAAGAGCTTTGCAGAGCAATTCGTTATGCAAGACCAACATTGTGCGGAAATGTCGTTTGTTCGATCCTGAATGAATATTTCACCGCAGTGTCACGTTAGCCAGCAATGGTAGTATTTTAGTCGTCCTGAGGGACTACTACAGCGGCCTTCAAACAAGAGTTTACGACACTCAAGCGAGGCACACACAGCGAACTAACGGCAAGAACGATTCGCttcctggctgaatgatcagtataCTTGCCTTCGGTTCTGAGAGCCCGGGCTTCGAATCCCGGCCAGATCAAAGATCTCAATTGTGCAAAAGTTCATATCGGGTCGTttcaaaaattattatttataattaatgaAAACGTACCGAGCTGCCTACATGTTCTAAGAGACCGAAAGTCAGTATATTTTTTAAGAAAGTAAGGACAGGCGGTTTTCCCACAAAACCCTACCAGTCCTTAACGCCGAAAACAGCCGCTGTTATCTTCAACAAGAAGGAGCTAGGAAAGACTCACTATCATTAAAAATTAAACGAAATGAAAAGCAGACAATCATTCTTTTTCTCTGTTACCTTAATGGCAAAGCAGGTGCTAAAAATATTTTGGCATCTTCGAAGGAAATTCTATGACACGCGTCGTTATTCATTTTCCGAtattgcagggctgagtggctcagacggttgaggcgctggccttctgactccaacgtggcaggttcgatcctggctcagtccagtggtatttgactaaattccggcacctcagcatctccgaaaaccgtaaaagtagttagtgggacgtaaagaaaatacagtggaacttcgatatctcgaatcacatcggaagctaaattttatttGGATTtaccgaaatttcgagatatagagaacatcgtttttgagcatgtataacatatgattgaatcatacgtatctacgggcttatactgaatacactatttaaaaatatgcaaacaaactgtattttacggcatcacttagCCCTTATTATGGTAACTTTAtagaaggcaggatacagtacatacagtagcgaAACTAGAAACATACCTCCGTTCTAGCATTTAAACATTTCTCTGGTCATACGACACGACACGACTTGACTCGATACGACTCGACTCGATACAACTCGATTTTGACGTGCATCCTGCTAATTAGAGCCATGTCTCTCATCATTACCAATATTCTCGTAttttaacacctttggaaaaatccgttaatctcttctgttttttactgtcaacctttcctcccttcacgttgaaacttctcgtcaacaccACACAGCCGATATTCGTAAGTGGAGCATGTTATCCGCGACTTCgggagttgctttcgtacgtg includes:
- the LOC136864179 gene encoding hexosaminidase D encodes the protein MSAAESGTTTGDVRRQGIFGKIMNLAATYVGRLGLTAWRRKSTLLGLAAGLVIVVLCLQYNAGSRAESPGALVQSNMEKASAAKVEEVTGQIEAAKLSMMKPMQGHDREVRISHNKDNVIRSNGHVGAPPPVQGVSNSLDPNANNRDSRYGGVGNVQFVQSDSKSGVTSSNQDVPQGDAIVNIKESGQSTKSAQDVAPNQPSREDIAARKNAIFNNYNPQNENGVIEQQHPEQHAPRMGVSTTEAQPQGQYNNYDQQGLYQMGVPYVNIDPRRPYVPQHRLFHLDLKGAPPKVSFLKRIFPLVKQLGATGVLLEWEDMFPFTDTLAPIRATNCYSKSEVKDILEAAKGSELDVIPLVQTFGHVEFALKHHEFSRLREVPDSPQALCPSLNSSFAFVGKLIDQVMEYHLGSRFLHIGCDEVFQMGECQLCRTQMREALFLSHVSRVANYVRTRYPGVTPIIWDDMLRHLSPQSLEEFHIGELVEPMVWVYAEDVYRFVPTMVWDKYAAVFPRVWSASAFKGAFGETLYIPNVKRHLENNLRWLEVMTAEGPKFKGGFRGIAITGWQRYDHFAVLCELLPAAVPSLAVNLIATSNGYFNQSLRAKLYSSLGCARTAPNTRYNNVDSIVSLNSDPYLWEKFGRCFFPGAPFFKLTHRLHAAEQEVKEFLESVTHSRGWLTEYNVRHKFSSPLRMDELMADHPRVYHTMTALVRSARDALEDVFDKFTIAEWIEQRLYPDLKILEQLQRDAQMLKSTRYWPRRPFPPLRDLRRFGVPMPEDSDANSTLRPPGK